A window of Dickeya zeae NCPPB 2538 contains these coding sequences:
- the hisL gene encoding his operon leader peptide, producing the protein MLRVNFNHHHHHHPD; encoded by the coding sequence ATGTTACGCGTTAATTTCAACCACCATCATCACCATCACCCTGACTAG
- a CDS encoding SDR family oxidoreductase, with the protein MKKIAIIGLGWLGMPLALALQRRGYRVVGSKSTDDGVTAARLSGVECYRLCLTPDLVCEPDELDALLNVDALIITLPPGRVERAGGAYLQAVQQVVDSALAHGVPRIVYTSSISVYGTVSGRVRENSPLQPETGTGKVLQELEQWLHALPHTEVDILRLAGLVGNHRHPGRFLAGRHDLPDGSHGVNLVHLEDVIGAIMLLLQRPHGGHLYNLCAPGHPAKQDFYPEQARRMGLEPPEFLSGDPLKARLVDGQRICSELGFEYQYPDPMTMVF; encoded by the coding sequence ATGAAAAAGATAGCGATAATCGGGCTTGGCTGGCTGGGTATGCCGTTGGCGCTGGCGCTACAGAGACGGGGATATCGGGTGGTCGGGAGCAAAAGCACCGATGATGGTGTAACAGCAGCGCGTCTGTCCGGTGTGGAGTGTTATCGCCTGTGCCTGACGCCCGATCTGGTGTGTGAGCCGGACGAACTGGACGCACTCTTGAACGTAGATGCACTCATCATCACCTTGCCACCGGGCCGTGTTGAGCGTGCGGGCGGCGCTTATTTGCAGGCGGTGCAGCAGGTGGTCGATAGCGCCCTGGCGCATGGCGTACCACGCATTGTGTATACCAGCTCTATTTCTGTTTACGGTACGGTTAGCGGCAGGGTGAGAGAAAACAGTCCATTACAGCCGGAAACCGGAACCGGTAAGGTGCTACAGGAACTGGAGCAATGGCTGCATGCGTTGCCTCATACCGAAGTGGATATTTTACGATTGGCTGGATTGGTGGGGAATCATCGCCATCCTGGGCGCTTCCTTGCCGGTCGGCATGATCTGCCTGATGGCAGTCATGGGGTCAATCTGGTCCATCTGGAGGATGTCATTGGGGCAATCATGCTGCTGTTGCAGCGCCCGCATGGTGGACACCTCTATAACCTGTGCGCGCCGGGACACCCCGCGAAGCAGGACTTCTACCCGGAACAGGCGCGTCGCATGGGGCTGGAGCCGCCAGAGTTTTTATCAGGCGATCCGCTGAAAGCGAGATTAGTCGACGGACAACGGATTTGTAGTGAACTGGGGTTCGAATATCAATATCCAGACCCGATGACGATGGTGTTTTAA
- a CDS encoding methyl-accepting chemotaxis protein, with protein MGFSSAIKNTKISHKLYLGFGVVLLLVVIASTLSAMRFRDIRDIYEKTNLIYNINIEVFQAKINRLKYFYTPDDSTQTVLTGFVKHAAELTQSAHTLSWRNDELGYINDLDKIMVDFQKAVADMSASTQQVVALRKQISAMNTQNAVKSFRDGLQNQQLDNTLYQRVEELAYATESLKNLSYELQLAGTDDAAKAFVSRYAEVQKTYQDLQPTLTGDTQKLAESLWNYTSQYATLNQDYARVWGDLKKAENAVKTGGDKSSAVIKSLITVVKNQNDALAYGSASATLLIGVIAVIIGILIAVYIIRQITRPVMHNLTLAERIASGDLTATIEVDRHDELGKLTAAMAAMNDRLRHMISDVRDSVAHVTHSAADIAAGNSDLASRTEQQSAAVVQTAASMEELTSTVKNNTENARHASQIASDASQNAHKGGEVVQNVVKTMDDIAASSRKIADITAVINSIAFQTNILALNAAVEAARAGEQGRGFAVVAGEVRSLSQRSSQAAKDIAALIAESVERTNAGSTLVAEAGHTMDSIVKSVSRVNDIMGEISSASEEQSRGIEQISRAITELDSTTQQNAALVSQSSSAANALEEQAVLLEKLMATFRLSNAAVPSSRPAAALNNPRRPLQALPATAKTSAKPAVKSHQDDWTSF; from the coding sequence CAAAAATCTCTCACAAACTCTACCTGGGATTCGGCGTAGTGTTATTGCTGGTAGTGATTGCCTCCACGCTCAGCGCCATGCGTTTTCGTGACATTCGAGATATCTACGAAAAAACCAATCTGATTTACAACATCAATATTGAGGTTTTTCAGGCCAAAATTAACCGCCTCAAATACTTCTATACACCGGATGACAGCACGCAGACTGTGTTAACCGGTTTCGTTAAACACGCTGCCGAACTGACCCAAAGCGCCCATACGCTGTCATGGCGCAACGATGAACTGGGTTATATCAATGATCTGGATAAGATCATGGTAGATTTCCAAAAGGCAGTCGCCGATATGTCGGCTTCCACACAGCAAGTTGTCGCACTAAGAAAACAAATCAGTGCGATGAATACACAAAACGCGGTTAAAAGTTTCCGTGACGGCCTGCAAAACCAGCAACTGGATAACACGTTATACCAGCGTGTCGAGGAACTGGCATACGCCACCGAATCACTGAAAAACCTCTCTTACGAATTGCAACTTGCTGGTACAGATGATGCGGCTAAAGCCTTTGTCAGCCGCTATGCAGAAGTACAAAAAACGTATCAAGACCTGCAGCCAACACTAACCGGCGACACGCAGAAACTGGCAGAATCACTCTGGAATTACACGTCACAATACGCCACGCTGAATCAAGATTACGCCCGCGTCTGGGGTGATTTGAAAAAAGCGGAAAATGCGGTGAAAACCGGCGGGGATAAGAGCAGCGCGGTGATCAAATCTCTGATTACTGTCGTGAAAAACCAGAATGACGCGTTGGCGTACGGTTCAGCCAGCGCGACGTTATTGATTGGCGTGATAGCCGTCATCATCGGGATTCTGATTGCCGTTTATATCATTCGCCAGATTACCCGCCCGGTCATGCACAACCTGACACTGGCAGAACGTATCGCCAGTGGTGACCTGACAGCCACCATCGAGGTGGACCGTCACGACGAACTGGGTAAATTAACCGCTGCGATGGCGGCCATGAATGACCGTCTGCGCCACATGATTTCCGATGTGCGCGACAGTGTGGCGCATGTGACCCATTCAGCCGCTGATATCGCCGCTGGCAACAGTGATCTTGCCTCCCGAACGGAGCAGCAATCTGCTGCGGTGGTGCAAACCGCCGCCAGCATGGAAGAGTTGACCTCAACGGTGAAGAACAATACGGAAAACGCCCGCCATGCCAGCCAGATTGCATCAGATGCCTCCCAAAATGCGCATAAAGGCGGTGAAGTGGTGCAAAACGTAGTGAAAACGATGGACGATATCGCTGCCAGTTCACGGAAAATTGCCGATATTACCGCCGTCATCAATAGCATTGCGTTCCAGACCAATATCCTGGCATTAAACGCGGCGGTGGAAGCCGCCCGTGCTGGTGAACAAGGCCGTGGCTTTGCCGTTGTAGCAGGCGAAGTGCGTAGCCTGTCGCAACGCAGCTCTCAGGCAGCGAAAGATATCGCCGCCCTGATTGCCGAGTCTGTAGAGCGCACAAACGCGGGCAGTACACTGGTCGCCGAAGCAGGACACACCATGGATAGCATCGTTAAATCGGTATCTCGTGTTAACGATATTATGGGTGAAATCTCTTCCGCCTCGGAAGAGCAAAGCCGGGGTATTGAACAAATCTCCCGCGCCATTACTGAGCTGGATAGCACGACGCAGCAAAACGCCGCGCTGGTTTCGCAATCGTCTTCCGCAGCCAATGCGCTGGAAGAACAAGCCGTGTTGCTGGAAAAACTGATGGCCACCTTCCGGTTGTCCAACGCGGCAGTACCGTCATCACGCCCTGCCGCGGCGTTGAATAATCCACGTCGTCCGTTGCAGGCGCTGCCTGCTACTGCCAAAACCTCAGCAAAACCTGCCGTTAAAAGCCATCAGGATGATTGGACGTCTTTCTAA